One window of Catharus ustulatus isolate bCatUst1 chromosome 3, bCatUst1.pri.v2, whole genome shotgun sequence genomic DNA carries:
- the SOX7 gene encoding transcription factor SOX-7 translates to MAALLSTFPWPERLEGDTGEGLSPGPPPRVSQGEKGSESRIRRPMNAFMVWAKDERKRLAVQNPDLHNAELSKMLGKSWKALSLSQKRPYVEEAERLRVKHMQDYPNYKYRPRRKKQVKRIGKRVDAGFLLGSLARDQNSVPEKRTCSRNGGDKEGPGEYPPRPGLPAVRGYRDAPGSASSASVDTYPYGLPTPPEMSPLDAIDPEQSFFSSPCPEEHHRSHLAGATFSAEYAAGSLPCGHHPLSPMPQPATCMIPPASSCPALPPPPPPPPPGYYTPAFPSLPPPSLHAHLGQLSPPPDHQGFDTLDQLSQAELLGEMDRNEFDQYLNNHGGHHGEHHGGALANGHAAASGGSENSLISSVLADATATYYNHYSVS, encoded by the exons ATGGCAGCGCTGCTCAGCACATTCCCCTGGCCCGAGCGGCTGGAGGGCGACACGGGCgaggggctgtccccagggccaccccccCGGGTGTCGCAGGGGGAGAAGGGCTCCGAGAGCCGCATCCGCCGGCCCATGAACGCCTTCATGGTGTGGGCGAAGGACGAGAGGAAGCGGCTGGCGGTGCAGAACCCCGACCTGCACAACGCGGAGCTCAGCAAGATGCTCG GGAAGTCCTGGAAGGCGCTGAGCCTGTCGCAGAAGCGTCCCTACGTGGAGGAGGCCGAGCGGCTGCGGGTGAAGCACATGCAAGATTATCCCAACTACAAATACCGGCCCCGTCGGAAGAAGCAGGTCAAGCGCATCGGGAAGAGGGTGGATGCCGGCTTTCTGCTGGGCAGCCTGGCTCGGGACCAGAACTCTGTGCCGGAGAAAAGGACCTGCAGCCGGAACGGGGGGGACAAAGAGGGTCCCGGTGAGTACCCCCCCCGCCCGGGGCTGCCGGCTGTGCGGGGGTACCGGGATGCTCCGGGTAGCGCCAGCAGCGCCAGCGTGGACACCTATCCCTACGGGCTGCCCACCCCGCCGGAGATGTCCCCCCTGGATGCCATAGACCCCGAGCAGAGCTTCTTCTCCTCGCCCTGCCCCGAGGAGCATCACCGCTCGCACCTGGCCGGTGCCACCTTCTCCGCCGAGTACGCGGCAGGCTCCTTGCCCTGCGGCCACCACCCGCTCAGCCCCATGCCACAGCCGGCCACCTGCATGATCCCCCCGGcctccagctgccctgcccttcctcctcctcctcctcctcctcctcctggctaCTACACAcctgccttcccctccctgccccctcccagccTCCATGCCCACCTGGGCCAGCTCTCCCCGCCGCCCGACCACCAGGGCTTCGACACCTTGGACCAGCTGAGCCAAGCGGAGCTGCTGGGCGAGATGGACCGCAACGAGTTCGACCAATATCTCAACAACCACGGCGGCCACCACGGCGAGCACCACGGCGGGGCCTTGGCCAACGGGCACGCGGCGGCGTCGGGCGGCTCCGAGAACAGCCTCATCTCCTCCGTCCTGGCCGACGCCACGGCCACCTACTACAATCACTACAGCGTGTCTTAG